TGCTGGCGAATTCACTGAATACGCCTGTTCCAGTAACACTTTGCCCTGTCACCATACCTAGTGGATAAAACTTCCAGTTAGTGGGGGCTTGCAAAGAGAGAAGAGGTACGTGATGAATATTTTGGTTGAGAGTAGCACTTAATTGTTGATGCTTCGCTTTTGCAGCATTGCGGCCTTGCTCAATTAAAGGCTTGCCACATTTTTCACAATAGCCTTCAGCCTTACTGTTTGTGAATGTGTGGATGAATTCTTTTGCATGGTCATTCAAAGGATAGTTGGAGCCAAAGAAGCTGTCTTTAAGCTCAGACTCGCAATTAGGACAAACTGGCATTATTATGAGATTGTAAGATGTTTGACTTTGTCTTCAATGAACTATTCATTCAAGAAATTAGAAGTGGCGAATGCCTTACTTCAGAGTTTGGTTGCGAATAATTTATTTGTATTTTGTTCTCAGCATAGGCATAACAGTATATAAACTGTGAAAGAAGAATTAGCTGCACACAGTGCACAAGCAGAAGCGAATATAGAGCAAAACGTCGCGTCCTGCCAACCCTCCAAGCGCGACCGTGCGGCTAGCGCCCTCGCCTCCACGGCTACGAAGCTGATGCCGCTGCTGGAACTGGTGGAGCGCGTCCGGCCGCACGTGGAGAATGACTCGGTGTTCAGCTCCCGGCGCGACAAGATCCGGGCGCAGCTGCGGGTGGTGCAGGAGCAGCTGCACGCCGACCAGCCCAAGCGCAAGGCCGTGGCGCAGGCGTTTAAAATCCTGAGCGAGTTTGTGCGCGAAGAGGCCCACGACGTCACCAAGGACGAGGTGAAGGAGTCGGCGAAGCGGTTTGTGGTAGCCACGCTCAAGAACGCGCCGCAGCTAATCAGCGCCGCGCAGCAAGCGGGGCTGCTGCGCTAGCGGTTACGCCGTTGCGTGAGCGTTTCGGCCGAAGAGAGCGGCGGCGTGTTTAGGCAAACGGGGCCAGGGCCGCCAGCAGCGTGGTGGTTACCTGGCGCCAGCAGCTGTAGGAGCAGGGCTTGGCCCGGTCGGTTTGGGAAGCCGTGTGCTTGGCGGTGGCCAGCCAGGCCAGCAGCACCGAGCGGGCCGGCAGGGGCTGGCTGCTGGGAGACAGTCGGTCGGGCCACTGGTCGGCGGGCCACTCGTGCAGGAAGTACTCGGCCTGGTCGGCAATGCGGGCGAGGCGGGCGGCGGCGTAAGGTTCTTTGTGGGAAATGTAGCGGGCCGACCGGTAGAGCTGGCGCAGGGAAGCTTGAAGAGCAGAAACGGGGGAGGTGTCGTGGGGCGACGACGGAGCGGAGGGTAGTTTCATAGTGGCGCCACGTACGGTCCAGCCGAAGCGACTGGATTGTACAGAGGAGCTTCGAAACGCAGAAAAATCGGAAAAGTTTGTGCCGGGAATTTTCCCGGAAAAGATGGCGTTTTAGGCCGCTTACGCCGGCAATTGGTCCGGCAGCTTGGTGTCGTCGGGCAGCACTTCGGCGCCGGTGCCGTGGTCGGGCGCGAGGCGGCGCCACGCGGCCCGCTTCAGCTCGTCGAGGCGGGCCAGGGTGTCCTGCACGGGGGCGGCGGCTTTGATTTTGTCGAGGGCGCCGGTTTTCTGAGCTACGCTCAGGAGCTGCTCCAGCACCACGGGCAGCACCCAGCCCACCACGCTGGACGCCAGGGCCCCGCGCAGCCCCAGGCGCACGAGCAGGCGGGCGGCCATGCGCTCCAGCAGCAGCTTGCGGGCGGCGGGCAGGGCGGTATTGGTCAGGAAGTCGCGCACCAGCTGGCCGTTGCCTTTCTGCACTTCGGCCCGCAGCACCTCCTGAATGGATTCGAGGGCCGAGCGGGCTGCTTTCCGAAACAGCCGGCCAGTCTGCCAGGCCGCCAGCCCCGTGAGTTGGCTAGCCGTGCGGAGGAAATGGGGAAGGAGAGACACGTTTTTCATAAGTAGAGAGGCGCGTTGCACGCGCCCGCCGTTAACGAACCGTTTGCACGTGAAGTTCGGCGGATGGCCGCGCACGATTGTGGAGATTGTGGAGGGCAGTGGAACCCGAAGTCATGCTGAGGGTGGTTCGTCATGCTGAGCGAAGGCGCAGCATCTCTACCTCTGGTTAACTTCAATCGTGTAGACAAAGTGGGAGAGATGCTTCGACTGCGGCTGCGCCTTCGCTCAGCATGACGGTCTTTTTTTCATACGCTTAGATTCATAGGCTTACATCTGAACGACTACGTAAAGCCCACGGGCGCGTGCAACGCGCCCTTACCTATGAACGCCATCGTCATTTCCCAACCTGGCCCCGCCGAAGTGCTGCGCCTGCACCAGCTGCCGCGGCCCAAGCCAGCGCCCCACGAAGTGCTGATTCGGGTAGCCGCCGCTGGCGTCAACCGCCCCGATGTGCTGCTGCGCGAGGGCAAGTACCGCGGCAGCGGCGACGTAACCGGCCTGGTGCCGGGCCTGGAAGTGGCCGGCACCGTGGAAGCCTGCGGAGCAGCCGTGTCGCGCTGGCACCCCGGCGATGCCGTGTGTGCCCTGCTGGCCCAGGGCGGCTACGCTGAGTATGCCGCCGTGGACGCCCGTCACTGCCTGCCCGTGCCAGCCAGCTGGACCTATACCGAGGCGGCTTCCCTGCCCGAAACCGTGTGCACAGTGTGGCATAACGTGTTTCAGCGGGGGCAGCTCCGGCCCGGCGAAACCCTGCTGGTGCACGGGGGCAGCAGCGGCATCGGCGTCACGGCCGTGCAGCTGGCCCGCGCCCTGGGCAGCCGGGTGATGGCCACGGCCGGCTCGGCGGAGAAGTGTGCCGCCGTGCGCGCCCTGGGCGCCGACCTGGTAATAAACTACCGCACCGAAGACTTCGAGGAAGCCCTGCGCACCTTCGGCGGGGCCGATGTGGTGCTCGACATGGTGGGCGGGCCGTACACGGTCAAAAACCTGCGCCTGCTGCGCGACGATGGCCGCCTGGTCTTCATCAACGCCATGCAGGGCGCTGCAGCCGAGTTCAACGCCCTCGACCTGATGGCCCGCCGCCTCACCATTACCGGCAGCACCCTGCGCCCCCGCTCCGCCGAGTTCAAAGCCGCCCTGGCCACCGCCGTGGAGCAGCACGTATGGCCCCTGATAGCCACCGGCCAGTTCCGGCCCGTCATGCACCGCACTTTTCCGCTGGCCGAAGCTGCCGAAGCGCACCGCCTCCTGGAAAGCAGCCGCCACATCGGAAAGCTGGTGCTGGAAGTGTAGCATACCTGAAACCGTGTCACGCGGGCTGGCGCGAGTTTAGCGCAGCGTAACTCGTGCCAAGCATGGCGTGGAGGCTGCGCCTCCACTGCCGCGCCAGCGGCAAGCCGGAACCGGGCCGTTAGGGGCAGGCGTGGGTCGTTCTGATGGGGGAGGCTCAGCCTCCCAGCATGGTCGGCACGAGTTACGCTGCGCTAAACTCGCACCAGCCCGCGTAGCCATGCTACGCCTTCTTCCACTTGATGGTGCAGCCGATGGCCTTGGTGGAGTTCACCGAGGCGGGCTTGCCGGCCAGAATGTTGGTCATGGCGTTTTCTACGTAGCGGGTTTTCACCTGCTTGGCGTCTTCGGAGTTGTCGTCGATGGCGCCGATGTAGGCCACGGTGAAGCTGTTGCCCTGACGCTTGAGCACGTAGAGGTGGGGCGTGCGGGTGGCGCCGTAGGCTTTGGCTACGGCTTGGGTTTCGTCGAGCAGGTAGGGGAAGGGGTACTTTTTCTCGCTGGCCCGCTTCTGCATCTCGGCAAAGGAGTCGCCGGGGGCTACGGCGGGGTCGTTGGGGTTGATGGCCACCACCGGGTAGCCCTGGGGCGCGTACTTCTCGTGCAGCTGCATGATGCGGCTTTCGTAGGCCTTGGCGTAGGGGCAGGTGTTGCAGGTGAATACGACGATGTAGCCCTTGGCCTGCTGGTTATCGGCCAGCGACACCAGCTTGCCGTCCACGTTCTTGAG
This region of Hymenobacter sp. YIM 151500-1 genomic DNA includes:
- a CDS encoding NAD(P)H-quinone oxidoreductase: MNAIVISQPGPAEVLRLHQLPRPKPAPHEVLIRVAAAGVNRPDVLLREGKYRGSGDVTGLVPGLEVAGTVEACGAAVSRWHPGDAVCALLAQGGYAEYAAVDARHCLPVPASWTYTEAASLPETVCTVWHNVFQRGQLRPGETLLVHGGSSGIGVTAVQLARALGSRVMATAGSAEKCAAVRALGADLVINYRTEDFEEALRTFGGADVVLDMVGGPYTVKNLRLLRDDGRLVFINAMQGAAAEFNALDLMARRLTITGSTLRPRSAEFKAALATAVEQHVWPLIATGQFRPVMHRTFPLAEAAEAHRLLESSRHIGKLVLEV
- a CDS encoding thioredoxin family protein — protein: MKTLFSFLLAGLLLVLSSATRPLAGGYSVGDQAIDFKLKNVDGKLVSLADNQQAKGYIVVFTCNTCPYAKAYESRIMQLHEKYAPQGYPVVAINPNDPAVAPGDSFAEMQKRASEKKYPFPYLLDETQAVAKAYGATRTPHLYVLKRQGNSFTVAYIGAIDDNSEDAKQVKTRYVENAMTNILAGKPASVNSTKAIGCTIKWKKA